In the genome of Plasmodium chabaudi chabaudi strain AS genome assembly, chromosome: 6, one region contains:
- a CDS encoding tryptophan-rich antigen, whose protein sequence is MKKIYAASYISYSLFLAYVSLVDIISSASFEPTLQEKLYDDETKVWGDKTLQSQGHLSEENPLSEENPLREETSLSEENPLSEENPLREETSLSEERPLWEGLPLNEGKPLWGGLSLSEENSSRGESSLRGTNPTNKESLRFAGRNRTVDDIIDIDIWLDQLHIKWNSLIRSSREDIEEEERIKHEEWHKKLEELDDEWERFYSYIHTKKGVWLKKKNEEWNTWIKQMESKWISYKDHIDRELSDSAATGSPEDNIPLINKIKKTIEENMIQDLKKWIDKNDHNLYKWIIGDWEKWKNNFMSSWYNQQWKHNEDSFWKKYSKSKSRNDPISFLIRERFDKWNERNKTEQDQWADITSKLESRYLTAKHNEWEEWKIQKREWYGKWMSYYFDNFVNMRTTYRQLEHRQTAY, encoded by the exons atgaaaaaaatatatgcagcttcatatatttcatattctttatttctGGCATATGTTTCCCTTGTTGATATAATATCATCT gCATCCTTTGAACCAACGTTacaagaaaaattatatgatgaTGAAACGAAAGTTTGGGGCGATAAAACTTTACAATCTCAAGGCCATTTAAGTGAAGAAAATCCTTTAAGTGAAGAAAATCCTTTAAGGGAAGAAACATCTTTAAGTGAAGAAAATCCTTTAAGTGAAGAAAATCCTTTAAGGGAAGAAACATCTTTAAGTGAAGAAAGGCCTTTATGGGAAGGACTGCCTTTAAATGAAGGAAAACCTTTATGGGGAGGATTATCTTTAAGTGAAGAAAATTCTTCAAGGGGAGAAAGTTCTTTAAGGGGAACGAATCCCACAAATAAAGAATCATTACGTTTTGCAGGAAGAAATCGTACTGTTGACGATATTATTGATATCGATATATGGCTTGATCAATTGCATATTAAGTGGAATAGTCTTATACGATCCTCTAGAGAAGACattgaagaagaagaacGAATAAAACACGAAGAATggcataaaaaattagaagAATTAGACGACGAATGGGAAAGGttttattcttatataCACACAAAGAAAGGTGTATggcttaaaaaaaaaaacgaagaaTGGAATACATGGATTAAACAAATGGAATCAAAATGGATTTCATATAAAGATCACATTGATAGAGAGTTAAGTGATAGTGCGGCAACAGGATCACCTGAAGATAATATAcctttaataaataagataaaaaaaactattgaagaaaatatgatacaagatttaaaaaaatggattgataaaaatgaccataatttatataaatggaTAATTGGTGACTGGGAGAAATGGAAAAACAACTTCATGTCAAGTTGGTATAATCAACAATGGAAGCATAATGAAGATAGTTTTTGGAagaaatattcaaaatcaAAATCACGAAATGATCCCATTTCGTTCTTAATCAGGGAAAGATTCGATAAATGGaatgaaagaaataaaacagAGCAAGATCAATGGGCAGATATAACTAGCAAATTAGAAAGCAGATATTTAACTGCAAAACACAATGAGTGGGAAGAATGGAAAATCCAGAAACGTGAATGGTACGGTAAATGGATGTCATATTACtttgataattttgtaaatatgaGAACGACATATAGACAATTAGAACATCGCCAAACCgcttattaa
- a CDS encoding lysophospholipase, putative, translated as MGETELDNDELRKTVFNIDGNPKVGHFYNKDGLLLKTYRWPVKKAAGIVLLLHGLKGHARFTYLKPNAEVIDNNEVLVIDDDNYYVYSGSWVEKFNQNEYSVYAMDLQGHGESEARKNLRGHFKRFNDLVDDVLQYMNQIQDEIANDNKIDDESYSIVPAKKQKLPMYIIGYSMGGNIALRILQILNKAKVKNNSKLEDTVIYAKADTLTGDCTNIYDSDNDNDNDNDNDDDDDDDDDDVYYDVYDGDNVNDNNPTNKATNVSEVVDINNVSNDNTTKHYACTYCIANGSTCDNDSVSTTTGGSDIDNFSVSADDSVAASTSTEDNVVASTSTEYNEVPSTSTEDNVVASTSTEDNVVVSTSTEDNEVPSTSTEDNVVASTSTEDNVVVSTSTEDNEVPSTSTEDNEVVSTSTEDNEVPSTSTEDNEVASTSTEDNEVPSTSTEDNVVASTSTEDNVVVSTSTEDNEVPSTSTEDNVVASTSTEDNVVVSTSTEDTVVPSTSTEDNAVASTSTDDNAIASTSTDDNLIASTSTEDNAVASTSTEDNAVASTSTEDNVVASTSTDDNAVASTSTEDNAVASTSTDDNAVASTSTEDIVVVGTSTDDNDKNDDKYNCLDKLNIKGCVSLAGMVSFERIAQPGTYLFNYVYLPVTHFLSYIAPNLETKSELPYKGYPFIDNLCKLDKYRGNRGVTVKCVYELIKAMGALNDDINYIPKDIPILFVHAKGDSICYYKGVEMFYDRLHSDNKELFPVDNMDHSITLEPGNEQVLEKIIKWLNNLKNNNKNAIENQE; from the coding sequence atgggaGAAACTGAATTGGATAATGATGAATTAAGAAAAACTGTTTTTAATATAGACGGAAATCCTAAGGTTGGTCATTTCTATAATAAAGAtggtttattattaaaaacatataggTGGCCAGTTAAAAAGGCGGCAGGTATTGTACTATTACTCCATGGATTGAAAGGCCATGCTCGATTCACTTATTTGAAACCAAATGCAGAAGTGATAGATAACAATGAAGTTTTAGTGATAGATGATGATAACTACTATGTTTACAGTGGTAGTTGGgttgaaaaatttaatcaGAACGAATATTCAGTATATGCGATGGATTTACAAGGGCATGGTGAATCAGAGGCGCGAAAAAATTTAAGAGGTCATTTTAAACGATTTAATGATCTAGTTGATGATGTATTACAATATATGAATCAAATTCAAGATGAAATTgcaaatgataataaaatagatgATGAATCTTATAGTATAGTACCAgctaaaaaacaaaaacttcctatgtatattattggATATTCGATGGGAGGAAATATTGCTTTAAGGATATTACAAATATTGAATAAGGCAAAAGTAAAAAACAATTCTAAGCTTGAAGATACAGTAATCTATGCAAAAGCTGATACCCTGACAGGCGATTGCActaatatttatgatagtgataatgataatgaCAATGATAATGAcaatgatgatgatgacGATGATGACGATGATGATGTTTATTACGATGTTTATGATGGAGATAATgttaatgataataatccTACAAATAAAGCTACTAATGTAAGTGAAGTTGTTGACATTAATAATGTTTCTAATGATAATACTACAAAGCATTATGCTTGTACCTATTGCATTGCAAATGGCAGCACATGTGATAATGATAGTGTTAGTACCACCACTGGTGGTAGTGATATCGACAATTTCAGTGTTAGTGCCGATGACAGTGTAGCAGCCAGTACTAGTACAGAAGACAATGTAGTAGCCAGTACTAGTACAGAATATAATGAAGTGCCCAGTACTAGTACAGAAGATAATGTAGTAGCCAGTACTAGTACAGAAGACAATGTAGTAGTCAGCACTAGTACAGAAGATAATGAAGTGCCCAGTACTAGTACAGAAGATAATGTAGTAGCCAGTACTAGTACAGAAGACAATGTAGTAGTTAGCACTAGTACAGAAGATAATGAAGTGCCCAGTACTAGTACAGAAGATAATGAAGTAGTTAGCACTAGTACAGAAGATAATGAAGTGCCCAGTACTAGTACAGAAGATAATGAAGTAGCCAGTACTAGTACAGAAGATAATGAAGTGCCCAGTACTAGTACAGAAGATAATGTAGTAGCCAGTACTAGTACAGAAGACAATGTAGTAGTCAGCACTAGTACAGAAGATAATGAAGTGCCCAGTACTAGTACAGAAGATAATGTAGTAGCCAGTACTAGTACAGAAGACAATGTAGTAGTTAGCACTAGTACAGAAGACACTGTAGTACCCAGTACTAGTACAGAAGACAATGCAGTAGCCAGTACTAGTACCGATGATAATGCAATAGCTAGTACTAGTACCgatgataatttaatagCCAGTACTAGTACAGAAGACAATGCAGTAGCCAGTACTAGTACAGAAGACAATGCAGTAGCCAGTACTAGTACAGAAGACAATGTAGTAGCCAGTACTAGTACCGATGATAATGCAGTAGCCAGTACTAGTACAGAAGACAATGCAGTAGCCAGTACTAGTACCGATGATAATGCAGTAGCCAGTACTAGTACAGAAGACATTGTAGTAGTCGGTACTAGTACCGATGacaatgataaaaatgacgataaatataattgtttagacaaattaaatattaaaggCTGTGTATCTTTGGCGGGTATGGTGTCTTTTGAAAGAATAGCGCAACCAGGgacatatttattcaattatgtttatttgcCTGTAACACATTTCTTATCTTATATTGCACCTAATCTGGAAACTAAGTCAGAATTGCCATATAAAGGTTACCCATTTATCGATAATTTATGTAAACTAGATAAATATAGAGGTAATCGTGGAGTTACAGTTAAATGTGTATATGAGCTTATAAAAGCAATGGGCGCGTTGAACGatgatattaattatataccaAAGGATATtcctatattatttgtgcATGCAAAAGGAGATAGCATTTGTTATTACAAAGGTGTAGAGATGTTTTATGATAGATTACATTCTgataataaagaattatttCCAGTCGATAACATGGATCATTCTATAACATTAGAACCCGGGAATGAGCAagttttagaaaaaattattaaatggttaaataatttgaaaaataacaataaaaatgcaataGAAAACCAAGAATAA